ACAATGCCTGGATAGGTGTTCAACGTATCAGTTAACCACATCATATAATATAGGAAACTGATTCCCGATTACGCGGTCGATGACTTGGCCAGCAGCCATTAGTTAATGGCTGCAGCCTGTTTTCAATATAGACGGCCTGGAACGAGACCATTCTCTCCTCGTTGTAGTTGATAGATTGAGTGGTACTAAGCTCTGACCTCACAGACACTGGAAACTACTAACcctgctactgttctccctcccatctcactctgacctcacagacacaggaaactagtaaccctgctactgttctccctcccatCTCACTCTGACCTCACAGATACAGGAAACTACTAACcctgctactgttctccctcccatCTCACTCTGACCTCACAGACACTGGAAACTACTAACcctgctactgttctccctcccatCTCACTCTGACTTCACAGACACTGGAAACTACTAACCCTGCTACTGTTCTCCCTTCCATCTCACTCTGAcctcacagacacaggaaactactaaccctgctactgttctccctcccatCTCACTCTGACCTCACAGATACAGGAAACTACTAACcctgctactgttctccctcccatctcactctgacctcacagacacaggaaactactaaccctgctactgttctccctcccatctcactctgacctcacagacacaggaaactactaaccctgctactgttctccctcccatctcactctgacctcacagacacaggaaactactgaccctgctactgttctccctcccatCTCACTCTGACCTCACAGACACTGGAAACTACTAACtctgctactgttctccctccctctctccaatcaTTTCAAAGCCATGAATAAGTGTCATTACTTTGTACAACTACTGTATGTTGAATAATGTGTTGGAAAGTTGGAAAGTTGGAAAAGCTCCGctaatgtttttgtatttcctgTATTTGTGGGCGGGAGCGACGGTGGATGGGGATGCCAGGGGCTGCAATAAAAACTGCATTTCATATTTGACTGAAAGCAGAACAAATGTGTTGCTGTTTTGATTTTATTCTCCTTGGAGTGGTCCAACCATCTTGCATTTCAGGTCACTTTTTCCTTTCTTAGTACTCTCCAGTTTGTAGACGACGTCACACCAGAGGTCTTTCTTGTCTTTTCTCTTCAGCACCTCTGTAATTTTGAACACCTCGTAGGGGGGAATCAACACTTCTTTCTCATCTGGCAGCTGAGAGTACCCCCCCAGTGGGGCACCAAAGTAGGTGATGATCTCAAAACAGCAGCGAGTTCCAAAGTGTTCACCAGCGATTTTCTTGTCTAAAGAGCTCGTGGTGAACTGTCCGAATCGCATTTCAGTATTTCGGACTCCGTGGAAAGACACGTTGGTTCCTCGGAAGGTTTGGAAACGCTTGTTTTTCTTGTTCAGGATTCGTAAGGCATTGGTCAGAAGGAAGTGCAGGGAGTGGTACTTGAATGTTGTGCTGTAGCTCTTCTTTTGGGTACGAGTGGCCTCGTTGAATGACTTGTACATTTGGGAGTATTCAGTCACATACACCTGGATTGCCAGGAAATAGATTTTAGACAGTGCTCTGTTCGGTTTTGGTTTGTAACGGGCCTCAGCATCGGTCCAAGCCTGGTTGAAATCTTTGTTATTTAGTCTCTCTGTTGGCAGGTAATAGTCACGCACCTTCCTGAACATCTTCTCCTCACAGCCCTTGTAGGAGTCATCAACAGAGTCTGGAGCCATGTTTAAAGGGATGTTGCATTTTAGACCATGCAGAGGGAGACTGACCTTTAGTGAAtggaagagagaaaaatagaCAAACAGGTATGAAACAAGAAAATGCAAATACAATTATGATGAGAGACAAAATATAAGGCTGgccatcagtcataatgtcttcACACACTTAACTTTATCCATACTAAACATTTGCCTGTTATTTTGATCATTTAATCacgctctctcttcccctctctctctctctctctctctctctctctctctctctctctctctctctctctctctctctctctctctctctctctctctctctctctctctcactctctcactctctgtctctctctctctctcgttcataTTCAAATGCACTCAAAATAGTGTTGTATCTTACCATCTTTGAGTCCACACCCGGAGTCCAAGCATGGAAGACCCACAGCACAGAAAAGGTTAGGATGTTGTCTCTCCTCATGACTTTAACAACACCTGTAGTAAAACAACATGTAGAGGAGACCACACCAATCAGCATAACAATATCCAACATGATACAACATAGCTTTGATATTATCAACTATTTAAAAATTGATAGGAGTTACTGCAATGCCACCATTTAATGAAGCCGCATTTTACAGAGATTACAATGAGGTTTACGGTATTTTTTGCACTTTGTACAACGATTTAGCACTACAAAAATGTCACCCTGTATCTTATATCCACTGTTGTTGTAACATCTTATCAGAATATAATGATATGATAGATGGACTTACCAGACTGGAGCACGATAgaggttgttttgtattgttcagCTTCAGGACGTGTTTTTGCACACTACCTGCTAAGATCTACTTATACCTGATCAGAGATCTGACTTGACAAGCAGACATGACCACAGACCATGTTCCCACACTGAAGCACCAAGATAACATCTGCACAAAGTCATGCAAATCTTCATGTCTGCACACGTACACATGTATGAGGATGTACACAGCTCTACCTTGGTTCACCACAGGGCCATTTTACACTAAAAGTGACGCTTCTGAGAAAGAGTTAACATTCCCCCTTTCTGACGCTCCCCTCGACCCCAAATCCACCACTGCACCGTGTGGTCAGTTGTCATGGTCACAGTCTCTCAGGTTGTGTGACTGTTAATGACATCACTGGATGAGTTCCAGACATTTGTCAGTAACacgtaggagttggcaagacagcacaattCTTATTTTCTGATATTTTCCCCCTCAGAACCCACACTACAGTTTGAGACCCTCTTGATGGTGTGACACAGTCATCATCAGAGTTTAATgtaaaccacaaccacaacacaaaCAACCTGACAAAGATACATTCAGTTTCCCAGATGTAACTATGTAGGTGTTATCATTACTGTATAAGATATTCATGATCATTTCCATCTCTTAGAGATATTGTGTTTTATAGTGGTGTCAAAACAAAAGTTAGTGTCAAagtaacctgtggatagacagtagatgttatgacagttaacctgtggatagactgtagatgttatgacaggtagcctgtggatagacagtagatgttatgatgttaacctgtggatagacagtagatgttatgacagttaacctgtggatagacagtagatgttatgacagttaacctgtggatagacagtagatgttatgacagttaacctgtggatagacagtagatgttatgacagttaacctgtggatagacagtagatgttatgacagttaacctgtggatagacagtagatgttatgacagttaacctgtggatagacatatgttatgacagttaacctgtggatagacagtagatgttatgacagttaacctgtggatagacagtagatgttatgacaggtaacctgtggatagacagtagatgttatgacagttaacctgtggatagacagtagatgttatgacaggtaacctgtggatagacagtagatgttatgacagttaacctgtggacagacagtagatgttatgacagttaacctgtggatagacagtagatgttatgacagttaacctgtggatagatagtagatgttatgacagttaacctgtggatagatagtacatgttatgacagttaacctgtggacagacagtatatgttatgacagttaacctgtggatagacagtagatgttatgacagttaacctgtggacagacagtagatgttatggcagttaacctgtggatagtcagtagatgttatgacagttaacctgtggatagacagtaaaTGATATGACAgctaacctgtggatagacagtagatgttctgacagttaacctgtggatagacagtagattttatgacagttaacctgtggatagacagtagatgttatgacagttaacctgtgggtagacagtagatgttatgacagttaacctgtggacagacagtagatgttatgacagttaacctgtgggtagacagtagatgttatgacagttcaTTGCCACCCTATGGCCTCTGTTGTCTTTGCCAGTCAACAAGATGGCTTCTGAAAGCTTCCTTCATAACCAagtcccacccctctctctactgctGCTGCTTACAATTTTAAACCAATCAGAGAACAACCTGAGAACAAGTGGAGTTGTTTTTTAATGAGATGTAATATGTATCTTCTGTAGATTTACACCAGATTTACACATGGTGGGTAAAGAGGACAGGAGATGTAATATGTATCTTCTGTAGATTTACACCAGATTTACACATGGTGGGTAAAGAGGACAGGAGATGTAATATGTAACTTCTGTAGATTTACACCAGATTTACACATGGTGGGTAAAGAGGACAGGAGatgtaatatatatattctgTAGAGTTACACCAGATTTACACATGGTGGGTAAAGAGGACAGGAGATGTAATGTGTATCTTCTGTAGATTTACACCAGATTTACACATGGTGGGTAAAGAGGACAGGAGATGTAATATGTAACTTCTGTAGAGTTACACCAGATTTACACATGGTGGGTAAAGAGGACAGGAGATGTAATATGTATCTTCTGTAGATTTACACCAGATTTACACATGGTGGGTAAAGAGGATATTACTCAATgcttttctttattgttttttataCACACATTCTAGTGCACATGACAACAAAACAGAACGTACCATCAGAAACGTCATGGGGCATGTGCACCCTCACATTTGTCCTGTAAAACAAATATAgatatacagttccagtcaaaagttgggtacacctacacattcaagggtttttctttattttgactattttctacattgtagaataatggtgaagacatcaacactatgaaataatacgGAATCATGTtgatgtcgtaaccaaaaaagtgttatttcaaaatatatttgagatttgagattgttcaaagaagccaccctttgccttgatgacagctttgcacactcttgtgtGTATGTATGGTCCAAATACTATACCTCTCCCACATCTAGCTAGGACTCCCTCCCACCCGAAGGCCCAACTTCCTGCCTCCCTGCCTTTATCCCATCACTAACACACTTACCACAGTACGATGAATGGGCAACAGGGGGAGCCAAAAACTAAGGTGCACTAATAACAAGGGATTATATCTCAATCAGGTAAATATAAATCATTAAGGTACGTACCTAATATTTCATCACAtacattcatatatatatatatacacacacacatacatgatgGAGCTCTGAATGTTCCGTCTTTTATATGTCTAAAACAGCTTTAACATAGACTCTACCAAACATACATTCTACCAAACTAGTATCTCCCTACACTACTTCAAACAAACTATGATTTGCAAAGGTAAGTAGCCTTGTCTGAGCCAGAACAGCAAGAGGCCATCTTCGGTAACATGAAgaagcttgatgtacaagtacgccccctggacaggatgctagtactTAAGGCCTTATCCCCTGTTAGAGCCAAATAGCCAATTTGTATTTGTATACAATAACCAGAGCATTATTAGTTATATTATCAGTGTGAAGCGGTTATTGGAGATGAATACCCCCCTTGCGGCCGGTGCGATGGCTACGGGAGGAGGAAAGGTTCTTTTGAGGGAGGAAGTCGGGCCTACGAGGAGGAGTCTTGGTTAGACGGGGGAGCGGTATAGTTTTTTGACCGCACTTGCTCGCACTTACTCACATGATTTCTTGAATTTACTGCACACAATAGCCTTCATTTATTGCACTTATAAGTTATTAGAATTAGAGGAATTATAAGGAACATTTTTGTTCCCCCATCTTTTATATTAGAAAGTCTGTAAGTTTTAAATGCTTGAACGAAGAAGCATCCTTTTGCTTGTAAACTTGTAATCTGAAGTGCCCCACTGCCATCCTTTCTACAGACGTGCAGTAAAGCCTGCGGTGggggtgtgtcccaaatagccCCTCTCTCGCCAGGGCAGGGGTCATATTTATTGGATGGAATAGAGACAATATACCATTACATCCCCAATCCATCTTTTGAATGCAGAGTGCCAATCAGAGAGGCATCAGGTCCCATTTGTCCTGAGTTTTTGGTAAGACTCAACTCTCTTTCAGTCTCAGGGcggacactctaaccacaaggccaccgAGTTGGTTTTGTGTGTAATATCCATTTCATAGGACTTGTGTCAGAAAGCTCATATTCCACACCCAATGGTTTGCTTTCTCCACCACTTTATAGGACAGGGGTCGGCAACCCTGTTCCAGGAGAGCCCCAGGTACTGCAGGGTTTTGTCCCAACTAGGCACCACCCTGAGctactgagctaattgatcatcTTAGTGATttcctaaattcaacacacctggtcttccaggttgGTTAAATTAAAAACATCAAGTGCCTGCAgaactccaggaccagggttgcctacccctgttATAAGGTCTCTCTACAGAGATAAACAGTCCCCTTAACAGACATGCACATCATGACCCCAAACTCTCCCTCTGCACTGTGTGGTCACTGGTCAGTCATGATTACGGTCACTTAGGTCGTAACAAAGTTATGGATGACCACTGGTTGCTATTTGTCAAATTTCCAGGAAAAGGTGTGTTTAGTTCAGGCGGAACCACATTTGTGAATATGTTTGCAGCTCTTTGAGGACGTGTGACCATAATCTTCTTGATTAAATGACAGTGAACTTACCAGAACTGGAGCCCGGAAGAGGTTGTTTAGTAGAAGACTTCCGGTTTCCTGTCTGCAGACTGTCTGAAAAGGTTTActgattttattattttttagatatattttttttaacctttatttagctaggcaagtcagttaagaacatattcttatttacaatgacggcctaccccgtccaaaccaggacaacgctgggccaattgtgtgcagccctataggactcccaatcacggccggatgtgatgcagcctggatgcTTGGTCAGAGAGCTGGCTCTATAGGTTAATACCAGATTTACAGGCAGTGTATAAAGATGACATGTGACGTAATCATTCTCAATACTTTTTTTGATTGATTTCAACAAAAGCTGCAGGGCATATTTAAAGTTCCTTTATTTCGATATTTTAAAACCAAATGAAATGACAATGTCAGGAAAGAAAATCATACAAGCACAGAGAGTTGTTCTTAACAGGATCATTACAACTGTGATATGGAAAGTGGTTAAGATTCCTCATTGTATTGTATCATTGTTTCAGGGCAGAATAATCAGTGAAATACAATATTTATCAACATAATAAAGAGCATTATGTAGTCTGTATCCGATGCTCTGATGAATGTATAAAAGCTGCTTCTCAGATTTGATTCTGCTCCATTGTAAACCCATCTGCAGTTCAGGTTGCTCTTCGATATTCCGGTGCTATTCAGTGTGTAGACGACATCACACCACGTGTTTGTCTGGACAGCAGTGACTCTAAAGACCTCATAGGAAGGGATTAAAACCTCACTCTCATTGAGATAGACAGAGTAATATGTCAGGTTAGCACCGAAACGTGTGTTGATCTCAAAGCAGGACGTGTTGCCAAACATATGTAATGACTTATTTAAAGAACTGGAGGCAAAGATCCCGAAACGGATCTTTTTGTTTAGAACATTTCGATCAAAATACACCTTGGTTCTACGGTAGGTGGTCCTACATGTTCTTTGACTTTGTTTGAGAATCTGCATGGCGTCAGTTAGATAGAAGTGCAGGGAATGGTACTGGAATGATGTTCCATACTCATATCTGccttactcctgaacctgtataagctcacatcagcaacacctgatctggtgctgtgattaTTGATCAATGgttcagagacatgggaggaatgaatatgtcttctgaaataggatacttgttatttggccattggctagttttattgcaaggaattctaattggtcaaccacaggctagggctgggttataaaactaCATGCTGTTCCTTTGCTCTGTggagagagaatcactggagagaatcactgagagaGCATCACTGAGGACATGGAGAATGACCATCTACCTACCTGTATGGTTTGtcctctttgaataaacctattttccttcccctgatttgctttggggtttgtgttattgaagagtaacatACATTGCTAACacaggggtctcagcagggtcaggcagccagggaagacaaGTCTGGTACAGAGGTGATATACATTTTTGCAacaacactttattctctctgtgcagcaaacactggacaagccagatgCTGTGTTAATgcagtctgacaaacctccaaagttcatttccaaactgtatcaagggttgatagaggcttttcccgatgacacaaaacatgtaaaacaaaaatgtgaggaagacctgggagaagctattgatgatgatgaatggatacatATATGTATGAATGCTCAGTCATGTTCATATCatcagacataaattactgcagtttaagaccatccgtagaacgtactatatgccagtgaaactgaatatcacGCACTCAGAAATCTTATTATTCTGCTGGAGGTGTAAAGGACAAAAGGGGacacatatttgcatatgttgtggtcttgtgaaggctggcgGAATTCTGGCAACGAGTGtgttcttttatctcagcatgtctacagattctcccttctccctgtttttgtttacTTTGATATGTTGATACTGGACACTGTTATTAGACAAAACAGTGTAACCTAGCATTGATAGTGGCAAAAAAATGAATTGCCATCAATTGAAAGGatggttatcctcccacaatgtacggaagaaatgtcaagttatgtacaGTATCACTAGATTTGTTTGAAAATTAGGGGGATACTGTGCAACTTTTATAAGGTCTGGATGCTTTATATGGAATACCGTACGCCtaaaggagtctgtattgaaaacatgcccacgtcaGGGGAGATATCTATAtaggcaatccctagctgctgggctgctcagtcctggacctgggggtctgctgtactgttgtcactctggacttggcccaacacacctcaaaccaataatgaatgtttcactaagatcctaaagctgagtggggtgtgttgggttggtgCGCTACAGGGCCGTGGACCCCTAGGGGCAGGACAGGGTGgcccagctatattgtgtgcaactaagaagagctctacagtactattaggcctatgatatgaattaTATAGACGGtgtactgtttctgtgtgttaatgtgtaggtgtatgtgtgttttcaacttttatttaatgaagctgccagttaaggacttgtgaggtgtctatatacatgtatatacactaaacacattttttgtacacagtatattttacaatagttgatttttgtttgtttttagttccatccttcagctcctcacaacccctcccatctgtctctgaacaccatccagttcctatttgccatatatttgatcaactgtgctgtgatgtttcacaaatcttctgaacctttctattctcatagattctacatattgtaaaaaaaaaaatagttttattatattattgatcgattgactatgactttttaaatcggccagcagtgctatttgcagaggaGGACATAACTTTCCAGGGGGTCTGGAGGTCCTCCCATTTCTGACGGCATCTAAATcacatttcctgcatttctacacaatctaaGATGACCCACGGCCCTTCTAGacgtctctatttagaacaacaaACAGTAAGCAAAAATGGCTGCAGTCATCAAGCTAGGTGAGAGATTATTTCATATGTTTAAATAGGGGCAGCAAATTGTCCTCATGGAGAGCTGCAGTACTGTGTGTGCAGGGTTTTACTCCAGCCCTGCTTTAACACATCCAATTCAAATTAGTTAGTACCTTGATGCTgtttgtagaatcaggtgattaGCTAATTTCCTGACGATGGCTTATCGCTCTTCATACTTGGTGACTTCAACCTCCCGATGTCTGCTTCCATTAATTTCTACTTAACTCTTTCTTTCCCCTCTTTTgaccactcacaaggcaggcaatactcTTGACCCCACCCTTCCCCAgtcccactcacaaggcaggcaatacgcttgacctcatctttactagagtcTGTTCGCCtcctaatctcactgcaacccccctccaggtctctgatcactactttgtttccttttctgtctccctttcctccaaccctaaccactcagcccctatcTAGATGGTCATGTGCCGTCGCaatcttcattctctctctctctctctctactctctcttctatcctatcatatCTCCCTTCTGCAAAATACTTCTACCGCATtttcctgattctgcctcttcgaccctaCACTCCTCCCTTTCCGCATCCTATGATTTACACTGTCCCttttcctcccctcctgctccgtggctgagtgactccttgagagcttacagaacagggctgcgggcAGCTGTGCAAAAAAGAAGGAAAACGTCACTTCCGGAGGACCTATtgtcctttcactccctcctctctaccttctcttcctctgtatctgatGCCACGTTTTATCACTCTAAATGTGAagtttctgcctctaaccctaggaaactattttccacgccctccctccatctctgaggaggactttgtcaaccacttttaAAAGAAGGTTAATTAACgacatccgctcctcattcactcagccaaTTGAGTCCAATGgccccactcacacagaactaccctatgccttgacctctttctccccttactcTCCAGATGAAATCATGTGACTAGTGCGGTCCGGCAGCCCGACAACCTGCCCACCTGACCCCATCCTCTCCTACCCGCTCCAGCCCATATcaggagaccttctcccattctcacttccctcatcaactcatccctgaccactggctgcgtcccctctgacttcaaaatggccagtcgctcccctcctcaagaaaccaacactcgaccAGTCTGACATCTAAAACTATGATATTTATTCCCGAAACACTTGAGCGTactgtctctgaccaactctctcgctATCTTTCTCTGAataatcttcttgaccctaaccagtcaggctttaAGATGgttcactcaactgagactgctcttctctgtgtcacggaggctctccgctctgccaaagctgactctctctctcctctgttctcgtcctcctagatctatctacTGCCTTTGACAATGTGGACCATCatatccccctctctaccctctcagggctgggcgtctaaggctctgcacactcttgaaCTCCTCCGACCAGGTGgaatggagaggatctgtgtcagCACCATATACTCTCACTACTGCTGTCTCCCAGGGCTAGGTTCTAGTTTAAAatgtgttagagcagggctggaacaaaagcctgcatacACAGTAGCTCTCCAAGAGGAGGGTTGTCCACCTCTGGTGTAAAAGGATACAAAACAGTAGTTCTCCAGGAGGAGGGTTGTCCACCTCTGGTGTAAAAGGATACAAAACAGTAGTTCTCCAGGAGGAGGGTTGTCCACCTCTGGTGTAAAATGATACAAAACAGTAGTTCTCCAGGAGGAGGGTTGTCCACCTCTGGTGTAAAATGATACAAAACAGTAGTTCTCCAGGAGGAGGGTTGTCCACCTCTGGTGTAAAAGGATACAaaacagtagctctccaggaggagggttgTCCACCTCTGGTGTAAAAGGATACAAATAAACTTTCCTCTTCTTCACTTGGAGTTAGTGTGCTCTTTTTTACAGGTTTGCACTGTGGGAAGCAATGTAAACCCTGTCTCAGAGACACATATGGAATAGAACATACATTTGCATGAACTTCAGGCGTCTTTAAGATGCTGCATCTGTCTGCAAGGCAGTCACAGCCTCTCCTCAGTGCTTCTGAGAAATTACACTTATATAGAGAACCCGTCAcacaaaaacagacacacacacacatacacccacacaggCAGGAAACACCATACAGCTTCTGAGAATTGTTTGTTCATACTTCTTTCATACTGATCTATGTGTGAACATGACTAACAGCAACACCACTGCTGATACtgagaaaaggtgtgtgtgtgttcgtgttattgtgtgtgtgcttgcgtattAGTACTGAGAGACCATTAAACCTCATAATCTTTCCCCTCTATTCAAGGACCAATAGCCAATATACCACTAATCAATCAATTGATTGATCGATCAGTCGATATATCAACCAATCAATGAATCAACTATCAGGGAATAAGCAAAACAGCAATAAGGCAAATCTTGAGGCCCCAAGTATACTATTTGGAGCCAATCAAGGACGGCAGAGGCGGGGCACCACCTGCTATGAGAATCCGCTGGTGATGGGTGACATGCCTGTGGGCCAATCAGGGCGGGGCACGTTGTGAAGAAACGTCAATTGAGGTATGTGTATTACAGAATAAACCAGGTACCGCTTGTAGActtctttctctgttggtctctaCCCAGTTCTTATTGTCCTTTCTGATTTCCCTCTTATTGGAGACAAaatgtctggggggggggtgtaaagcAAGACAGTACAGTAAATATCCCCCCCACCAGTTGGTATTTTCCAGAATCAGTTTATTGGACAGTTAAACTTGTGGCATGTTATACTACATCTTAATCAGTGGCCCATGTAATGTTGTATCTTCAGACTGTCTAAATGTAGTACAGtgaaaatatatggtggatagcaaatgaaggacaaagatcttgtgaatacagccaatatttccgattttttaaatgttttacagcgaaaacaccacatatatttatgttagctcaccaccaaatacaaaagacagacagacatttttcacagcacgggtagcatgcaggtagcatgcacaaagccaaaaGGACGAGACATACTGCAATCAAGCTCAATGATTT
This genomic interval from Salvelinus alpinus chromosome 6, SLU_Salpinus.1, whole genome shotgun sequence contains the following:
- the LOC139577886 gene encoding erythroblast NAD(P)(+)--arginine ADP-ribosyltransferase-like, encoding MRRDNILTFSVLWVFHAWTPGVDSKMVSLPLHGLKCNIPLNMAPDSVDDSYKGCEEKMFRKVRDYYLPTERLNNKDFNQAWTDAEARYKPKPNRALSKIYFLAIQVYVTEYSQMYKSFNEATRTQKKSYSTTFKYHSLHFLLTNALRILNKKNKRFQTFRGTNVSFHGVRNTEMRFGQFTTSSLDKKIAGEHFGTRCCFEIITYFGAPLGGYSQLPDEKEVLIPPYEVFKITEVLKRKDKKDLWCDVVYKLESTKKGKSDLKCKMVGPLQGE